Proteins encoded together in one Pseudomonas arsenicoxydans window:
- a CDS encoding type II secretion system F family protein: protein MLKPVLLILVCLVLFGLSIRLLLSGLRQTGTERVLQRLTQGQPELAVEKSSWAGLERAFLRAGLGRPTERLGMWMLLWALVILIGFASAGWIGGGVSLLVPPLVLRLYISWRYQRRLKRMIEQLPPLLDHTVRSLKSGRTLADAVLGAIDAAQDPLKNALGRVQRNVQLGVSLPDAATDFAELYEKDELRLFALGLKVNHRYGGSASELLENLIKMIREREQIARQLSAMTGETRVTAWVLGSLPVGLAGYFLAANPAYLLAMWHDSSGQIMLATAFGLQAVGSLLLWRMLRSV from the coding sequence ATGCTTAAACCGGTGCTGCTTATCCTTGTTTGCCTGGTGCTGTTCGGTCTGTCGATCCGTTTGCTGCTCAGCGGGCTGCGCCAGACCGGGACCGAACGCGTTCTGCAGCGCCTGACTCAGGGGCAGCCGGAACTGGCCGTCGAAAAGTCCTCCTGGGCAGGTCTGGAAAGGGCCTTTCTGCGCGCCGGCCTCGGACGCCCGACCGAACGCCTGGGCATGTGGATGCTGCTGTGGGCCTTGGTCATCCTGATCGGTTTCGCCAGCGCCGGATGGATCGGCGGCGGAGTATCACTGCTGGTGCCGCCTCTGGTTCTGCGGCTGTACATCAGCTGGCGTTATCAACGCCGCCTCAAGCGCATGATCGAGCAACTGCCACCGCTGCTCGATCACACCGTGCGCAGCCTGAAGTCTGGACGCACCTTGGCCGATGCGGTGCTGGGCGCCATCGATGCCGCCCAGGACCCGTTGAAAAATGCCCTGGGCCGCGTGCAGCGCAATGTGCAGTTGGGCGTCAGCCTGCCGGACGCGGCCACCGACTTTGCCGAACTGTATGAGAAAGACGAACTGCGCCTGTTTGCCTTGGGGCTGAAGGTCAATCACCGCTACGGCGGCAGTGCCAGTGAACTGCTGGAGAACCTGATCAAAATGATCCGCGAGCGCGAGCAGATCGCGCGACAACTGAGCGCCATGACCGGCGAAACCCGGGTGACCGCCTGGGTGTTGGGCAGTTTGCCGGTGGGCCTGGCCGGCTATTTTTTGGCCGCCAACCCCGCCTACTTGCTCGCCATGTGGCACGACAGCTCGGGGCAAATCATGCTCGCCACCGCGTTCGGTTTGCAGGCGGTGGGCAGCCTGCTGCTCTGGCGCATGTTGCGTAGCGTATGA
- a CDS encoding type II secretion system F family protein: MKIALLVSALLFLGATLLLLSALLDQRRRTHQVAQRLDGKRAEKNRVGLLLQALGNSSIGQRVVNLDNETQTLLNRLGWRSARRRSLFAACQVGVPVLALSISLLIQSVFYLNVENHWIAPLFATAIGYLLPKRLLAAAAQRRQRQLATEISTFIPLLRILFESGMAVEQSLRVMSLEGKTLLPTLTQELRLVLARVDSGLELGEALNRASHLLAVDEFTDTCVILQQLLHQGGGAMKSLLALKQLFDDRRLTRLQEYISKMSAKMSVVMMLFLFPALLIVLAGPGFTALARAIGS, encoded by the coding sequence ATGAAAATCGCCCTACTGGTCAGTGCGCTGCTGTTTTTGGGGGCAACTCTTTTGCTGCTCAGCGCCCTGCTGGATCAACGCCGGCGCACACACCAAGTGGCCCAGCGATTGGACGGCAAACGAGCCGAAAAAAACCGCGTGGGCCTCTTATTGCAGGCGCTTGGCAACAGCTCTATCGGTCAGCGTGTAGTCAATCTGGACAACGAGACCCAGACCTTGCTCAACCGTCTGGGCTGGCGCAGCGCCCGACGGCGCTCGCTGTTTGCCGCGTGTCAGGTCGGCGTCCCGGTGCTGGCGCTGTCCATCAGCTTGCTGATCCAGAGTGTTTTCTACCTCAACGTTGAGAACCACTGGATCGCCCCGCTGTTCGCTACCGCCATCGGCTACTTGCTGCCCAAACGCTTGCTCGCCGCAGCGGCCCAACGTCGACAAAGACAACTGGCCACCGAGATCTCCACCTTCATTCCACTGCTGCGCATCCTGTTCGAGTCGGGCATGGCGGTGGAGCAGTCGTTGCGCGTCATGAGCCTTGAAGGCAAAACCCTTCTGCCCACACTGACCCAGGAACTGCGCCTGGTGCTGGCCCGTGTCGACTCGGGCCTGGAACTGGGCGAAGCGCTGAACAGGGCCAGCCACCTGCTGGCGGTCGATGAATTCACCGACACCTGCGTGATCCTGCAGCAGTTGCTTCATCAGGGCGGTGGGGCGATGAAATCCCTGCTGGCGCTCAAGCAATTGTTCGATGACCGGCGCCTGACCCGCTTGCAGGAATACATCTCCAAGATGTCCGCCAAAATGTCCGTCGTGATGATGCTGTTTCTCTTCCCGGCGTTGTTGATCGTGCTGGCCGGCCCCGGGTTCACCGCCCTGGCGCGGGCCATTGGTTCATAG
- the cpaB gene encoding Flp pilus assembly protein CpaB: MNSRITMGLAGLFLVGALIAGYWGLTLSRQPAPEPVMQPGVVTVAPTAPAPEPADDPTRQPVVVLLHDVAPFVQITAADVTLEKLRTAPVGSLTRLDQAIGRTPWRALTAGTWLNAESFEAGSALARMIHPDERALAVAVDEVINAGGQLSPGDYVDVMLFLRADANNPQQSAQVVVPALRVLGVGEQLGLTNDGRPANPSRSTEEQFKQEQLRASARSVLLAVPEPLLSRLMLAAQAGVLRLAVRSAEEKRLAQYWAGANSSPANLANANRELVQFNQLALVSPPKPLTFGGGAAPRQARVEVIRGNEVTQQTP, from the coding sequence ATGAACAGCCGAATCACCATGGGCCTGGCCGGATTGTTTTTGGTCGGTGCCCTGATCGCCGGTTACTGGGGACTTACACTGAGCCGACAACCCGCTCCCGAACCCGTCATGCAACCTGGCGTTGTCACTGTCGCGCCAACCGCGCCCGCACCGGAGCCCGCAGACGATCCCACCCGCCAACCGGTTGTCGTCCTGCTGCACGACGTCGCGCCCTTCGTTCAGATCACTGCCGCCGATGTGACCCTGGAAAAACTGCGCACCGCCCCGGTCGGCAGCTTGACCCGACTGGATCAAGCGATTGGCCGCACGCCGTGGCGCGCTCTGACGGCGGGCACTTGGCTCAATGCTGAAAGCTTCGAAGCCGGCAGCGCGCTGGCGCGAATGATCCACCCCGATGAGCGCGCGCTCGCCGTCGCGGTTGATGAAGTGATCAATGCGGGGGGGCAACTCAGCCCGGGCGACTACGTCGATGTGATGCTGTTTTTGCGCGCGGACGCCAACAACCCCCAGCAGTCGGCCCAGGTCGTGGTCCCTGCCTTGCGCGTGCTCGGTGTCGGCGAACAACTGGGGCTGACCAACGATGGTCGACCCGCCAATCCGTCGCGCAGCACGGAAGAACAATTCAAGCAGGAGCAATTGCGCGCCAGTGCCCGTTCAGTGTTGCTCGCCGTCCCCGAACCGTTGCTCAGTCGCCTGATGCTCGCGGCCCAGGCCGGCGTGTTGCGCCTCGCCGTGCGCAGCGCCGAAGAGAAACGCCTGGCGCAGTATTGGGCGGGCGCAAACAGTTCACCGGCCAACCTCGCCAATGCCAATCGCGAACTCGTGCAATTCAATCAGCTAGCCCTCGTCAGCCCTCCCAAACCACTCACCTTCGGTGGCGGCGCTGCACCACGCCAAGCCCGGGTGGAAGTCATACGCGGTAATGAAGTGACCCAACAAACCCCCTGA
- a CDS encoding Flp family type IVb pilin, with protein MSFTNIVQKIKSEAAFYFNLAKDTEGASGIEYAIIAGMAAVALAAFMTPISGAITLIFTGIKNVLVPATP; from the coding sequence ATGTCCTTCACGAACATTGTTCAGAAGATCAAGTCCGAAGCTGCCTTCTACTTCAACCTGGCGAAAGACACCGAAGGGGCTTCGGGTATCGAATACGCCATTATCGCGGGCATGGCCGCCGTGGCACTGGCGGCTTTCATGACGCCAATTTCGGGTGCGATTACGCTGATTTTTACCGGGATCAAAAACGTGCTGGTGCCGGCGACCCCATGA
- a CDS encoding AAA family ATPase: MSQNLSQTFLAITRNSTDLEWLQGALAPLGQVVSAGGGSLDELLALVDVTFASLVFVGLDREHVVAQSTLIEGALEAKPMLAIVALGDGMDNQLVLNAMRAGARDFVAYGSRSSEVAGLVRRLGKRLPPVAPSNHLGGLTVLYGVQSNADGALLANHMAHVVQKSGQQTLLLDLGLPRGDSLALLGLESSYHFGDALRHVRRLDSTLIDSAFTSDGDGLRILAYAGHDEPLELTSAAELYMLLSALRQHFQHIVVNLTGQPDCEALRTFVSHCDKLLWYTDQNVLDCRRNLAMLNLWREKGMKLDHARLLIDRYLRNVAPDADTLGKSFGMEVIATLACSPEVRLNAKNQGVSLFELAPREGLTQSLRTLGECLAKRSESLSKPKTGWFNRLRGAQ; the protein is encoded by the coding sequence ATGAGCCAGAACCTGAGTCAAACCTTCCTCGCGATCACGCGTAACAGCACCGACCTCGAATGGCTGCAAGGCGCCCTCGCGCCCTTGGGCCAGGTCGTCAGCGCCGGCGGTGGCAGCCTCGACGAGTTGCTGGCGCTGGTCGATGTGACGTTCGCCAGCCTGGTGTTCGTCGGCCTGGATCGCGAGCACGTGGTGGCGCAGAGCACCTTGATCGAGGGCGCGCTGGAAGCCAAGCCGATGCTGGCAATCGTTGCGCTGGGCGACGGCATGGACAACCAGCTCGTGCTCAACGCCATGCGCGCCGGGGCACGGGACTTCGTCGCGTATGGCTCGCGTTCCAGTGAAGTCGCCGGGTTGGTGCGGCGCCTCGGCAAACGCCTGCCGCCGGTAGCGCCGAGTAATCATCTGGGGGGCCTGACCGTGCTGTACGGCGTGCAAAGCAATGCCGACGGCGCGCTGCTCGCCAACCACATGGCGCACGTGGTGCAAAAGAGCGGCCAGCAAACCTTGCTGCTGGACCTCGGCTTGCCCCGCGGCGACAGCCTGGCGTTGCTTGGGCTGGAGAGTTCGTATCATTTCGGCGACGCGCTGCGCCATGTACGACGCCTGGACTCGACCCTGATCGACAGCGCCTTTACCAGTGACGGAGACGGGCTGCGCATCCTTGCCTACGCAGGCCACGATGAACCGCTGGAACTCACCAGTGCCGCCGAGCTGTACATGCTGCTCAGCGCCTTGCGCCAACACTTCCAGCACATCGTGGTCAATCTCACCGGGCAACCCGATTGCGAAGCGCTGCGCACCTTTGTCAGCCATTGCGACAAGCTGCTCTGGTACACCGATCAGAACGTCCTCGACTGTCGCCGCAATCTCGCCATGCTCAACCTGTGGCGCGAAAAAGGCATGAAGCTCGACCACGCCCGGCTGCTGATCGACCGCTATTTGCGCAACGTCGCACCGGACGCCGACACCCTCGGCAAAAGCTTCGGCATGGAGGTCATCGCCACCCTCGCCTGCAGCCCGGAAGTGCGGCTAAACGCAAAAAACCAGGGCGTGAGCCTGTTCGAACTGGCCCCGCGCGAAGGCCTGACCCAAAGCTTGCGCACCCTCGGCGAATGCTTGGCCAAACGCTCCGAAAGCCTGTCCAAACCCAAGACGGGCTGGTTCAACCGGCTAAGGGGCGCGCAATGA
- a CDS encoding CpaF family protein — MNGEKLFGATQRTPSGNTDHEGLKQVLHRYIIDAIEESGKNLLEGSRQVLSQFVIDKVAEYIARLHLAITRYEMERLAEELVDELTGFGPLEVLLRDPAVTEILVNGPHRVFLEREGVLYQSDLRFIDAHHVERVMQRILAPLGRRLDESSPMVDARLPDGSRVNAIIPPIALDGPCLSIRKFRKDMLKSTDLMAMQTIDQAIFDFIQEAVGKRCNILISGGTGTGKTTLLNILSQLINPHERLVTIEDVAELQLGHPHVVRLETRPPNAEGHGEVKSSDLIRNALRMRPDRIILGEIRGVEVVDVLTAMNTGHDGSMSTVHANNAQDALLRLETLVGLTGRTIAEKTLRQMICAALDVVIQLTRMPDGRRCVAEVVEVIGVRDDVYVTNTLFRLDRRTGFGFLREAVNPAGDKLRRESALPLSPY; from the coding sequence ATGAACGGTGAAAAATTGTTCGGCGCCACTCAGCGTACGCCGAGCGGCAACACCGACCACGAAGGCCTCAAACAGGTCCTGCACCGCTACATCATCGACGCCATTGAAGAGTCCGGAAAAAATCTGCTGGAGGGTTCGCGGCAGGTGCTGTCGCAGTTCGTCATCGACAAAGTGGCCGAGTACATTGCGCGTCTGCACCTGGCGATTACCCGCTATGAAATGGAGCGACTGGCCGAAGAACTGGTCGATGAACTCACAGGTTTCGGCCCGCTGGAAGTGCTGCTGCGCGACCCGGCAGTGACCGAGATCCTGGTCAACGGCCCGCACCGGGTGTTCCTCGAACGCGAAGGTGTTCTGTATCAGAGCGACTTGCGTTTCATCGACGCACACCACGTCGAACGTGTCATGCAAAGGATCCTCGCGCCTTTGGGCCGACGGCTTGATGAGTCGTCGCCGATGGTCGATGCACGCCTGCCCGATGGCAGCAGGGTCAATGCGATCATTCCGCCCATCGCCCTCGACGGTCCATGTCTGTCGATTCGAAAGTTTCGCAAGGACATGCTTAAAAGCACCGACCTGATGGCGATGCAAACCATCGATCAGGCGATCTTCGATTTCATCCAGGAAGCCGTGGGCAAGCGCTGCAACATCCTGATCAGTGGCGGCACCGGCACCGGCAAAACCACGTTGCTGAATATTCTCAGCCAGTTGATCAACCCGCACGAACGACTGGTGACCATCGAAGATGTCGCCGAATTGCAGCTGGGCCACCCGCACGTCGTGCGCCTGGAAACCCGCCCGCCGAATGCCGAAGGCCACGGCGAAGTGAAGTCCAGCGACTTGATCCGAAACGCCCTGCGGATGCGTCCGGACCGGATCATCCTCGGTGAAATCCGCGGTGTCGAAGTGGTCGATGTGCTCACGGCGATGAACACCGGTCACGACGGTTCGATGAGCACCGTACACGCCAACAATGCCCAGGATGCTCTGTTGAGGCTGGAAACCCTGGTCGGCCTGACCGGTCGCACGATTGCCGAAAAGACCCTGCGGCAAATGATCTGCGCGGCGCTGGACGTGGTGATCCAGTTGACGCGCATGCCTGATGGCCGGCGTTGCGTCGCCGAAGTGGTTGAAGTGATTGGCGTGCGCGATGACGTCTACGTGACCAACACGCTGTTCAGACTGGACCGGCGCACCGGCTTCGGTTTTCTGCGTGAGGCAGTCAACCCCGCTGGCGACAAACTGCGCCGCGAGTCAGCGCTCCCGCTCTCACCTTATTAA
- a CDS encoding MaoC family dehydratase translates to MIIDWHTLNREPSLPALYVRAAMRRKITGTTLPDSGLRCWVEVDPNRLAAYRKVCGFADNGLLPPTYPHILAFALQMQLLTAKEFPFPLLGLIHLSNRIRILRPMGGVHRVRASVQVQNLQPHAKGATFDLVTSLDDQLGTLWEAESRMLCRGVKLEGEPVEEVLASTLDMMEVTRWKAPADIGRQYAKVSGDYNPIHLSAASAKLFGFPTAIAHGLWNKARTLAALSEHLPTANVEIEVQFKKPVRLPSEVTLLASAAGSSGDFQLVGAGDLEHMTGHWRPIA, encoded by the coding sequence ATGATCATTGACTGGCACACGCTCAACCGCGAACCGAGCCTGCCTGCACTGTATGTGCGGGCGGCGATGCGACGCAAAATCACCGGCACCACGTTGCCCGACTCCGGGTTGCGCTGCTGGGTCGAGGTCGATCCCAACCGTTTGGCGGCGTATCGCAAGGTCTGCGGGTTTGCCGACAACGGTTTGCTACCGCCGACCTACCCGCACATCCTGGCGTTTGCGCTGCAGATGCAATTGCTCACGGCCAAGGAATTTCCGTTCCCGTTGCTGGGGCTGATCCACCTGAGCAACCGCATTCGGATTTTACGGCCCATGGGCGGCGTGCATCGTGTTCGGGCCAGCGTTCAGGTGCAGAACCTGCAACCGCACGCCAAGGGCGCAACGTTCGACCTGGTGACCTCGCTCGACGATCAGTTGGGAACGCTGTGGGAGGCTGAAAGCCGAATGTTGTGCCGGGGCGTGAAACTCGAGGGCGAACCCGTCGAAGAGGTCCTGGCCTCGACACTGGACATGATGGAAGTGACGCGCTGGAAAGCGCCGGCGGATATCGGTCGCCAGTACGCCAAGGTGTCAGGTGACTACAACCCGATTCACCTGAGTGCCGCCAGCGCCAAACTGTTTGGCTTCCCGACAGCCATCGCCCATGGATTGTGGAACAAGGCACGCACATTGGCCGCGTTGAGCGAGCATCTGCCCACCGCCAATGTCGAGATCGAGGTGCAGTTCAAGAAACCGGTGCGGTTGCCCAGCGAAGTGACATTGCTGGCCAGCGCGGCAGGCTCCAGCGGCGATTTTCAGCTGGTGGGTGCGGGGGATCTTGAACACATGACGGGGCATTGGCGGCCCATCGCTTGA
- a CDS encoding tetratricopeptide repeat protein — MKAMIAGLSLLLLGGCATNSQAPWSALTNTASCSKLGADEQLSMNLADDMAKDGKLHASLANLQRLPDNLADVRLRKAKVYRLLGRSEAEPLYRSLVGTCLAAEAEQGLGQLAAARGDNGQAQTHLQRAAQLAPTDEKIRNDLGVVYLNQRRIEDARFEFLTAMELKQSDQLAALNLVTLLIYQDDWSRAAELVSRVGLSPAQVTEAQERAQKLKAPDKTGPIATNQVAAVTTAPLQ, encoded by the coding sequence ATGAAAGCAATGATTGCCGGTTTGAGTCTGCTGTTACTGGGCGGTTGCGCAACGAACAGTCAGGCGCCCTGGAGCGCTCTGACCAACACCGCCAGTTGCAGCAAATTGGGCGCTGACGAACAACTGTCGATGAACCTCGCCGACGACATGGCCAAGGACGGAAAACTGCACGCCAGCCTGGCCAATCTGCAACGCCTGCCCGACAACCTGGCCGACGTGCGCCTGCGCAAGGCCAAGGTTTACCGTCTGCTGGGCCGCAGTGAAGCCGAGCCGTTGTACCGCAGCCTGGTCGGCACCTGCCTGGCCGCCGAAGCCGAACAGGGCCTGGGCCAACTCGCCGCTGCCAGGGGCGATAACGGTCAGGCCCAAACCCACTTGCAACGCGCCGCCCAGTTGGCGCCCACCGATGAAAAAATCCGCAACGACCTCGGCGTGGTCTACCTCAATCAACGGCGCATCGAAGATGCACGCTTCGAGTTCCTGACCGCCATGGAACTCAAACAGAGCGATCAACTGGCGGCGTTGAATCTTGTGACGCTGTTGATCTACCAGGACGACTGGAGCCGCGCCGCCGAACTGGTCAGTCGCGTCGGCCTGAGCCCCGCCCAAGTCACCGAAGCCCAAGAGCGCGCGCAAAAACTCAAGGCCCCGGACAAGACGGGCCCGATCGCCACGAATCAAGTCGCCGCCGTGACAACAGCGCCCCTTCAATAA
- a CDS encoding DUF3613 domain-containing protein — translation MKPSFVYLALLALPLTTHALEGPSSAQQQETEVWLQLQSSNKAASQKPQTSTATERELSMQRWLKSYEHEIPKFFDQNEGGTVSSGSGG, via the coding sequence ATGAAACCGAGCTTCGTTTACCTCGCCCTGTTGGCCCTGCCCCTCACAACCCACGCCCTCGAAGGCCCCTCCTCGGCGCAACAACAGGAAACCGAAGTCTGGCTGCAACTGCAAAGCAGCAACAAGGCCGCCTCGCAAAAACCACAAACCTCAACCGCGACCGAGCGCGAGCTGAGCATGCAGCGGTGGCTAAAAAGCTATGAGCATGAGATCCCGAAATTTTTCGACCAGAATGAAGGAGGGACAGTGTCCAGCGGGTCGGGAGGATAA
- a CDS encoding 3-oxoacyl-ACP reductase, translated as MSDRYIDFANSSIGHRLVGALGLPSPVRLERWQAGRLRPVEGALLIGGGPLADNVSAFANRLTDAIYAYGAEPSLATAWIPGHGPKIKAVVFDASDVLHTDQLKRLREFFQPLMKNLDNSAHLVILGRAPETLSDPFAASAQRALEGFSRSLAKELRSGGTLQLIYVGEGAEDQLEGPLRFFLSPKSAFVSGQVIRLKACDTQVTDWTRPLAGRKALVTGAARGIGASIAETLARDGAEVILLDVPPAKADLDALAARLGGRSITLDICAEDAAAQLIEQLPDGIDVVVHNAGITRDKTLANMTPEFWDAVLAVNLNAPQVLTKALLDSGALHDNGRVILLASISGIAGNRGQTNYAASKAGLIGLAQAWAPLMSERGISINAVAPGFIETQMTAHLPFGIREAGRRMSSLGQGGLPQDVAEAVAWLAQPGTGAFTGQALRVCGQSVLGA; from the coding sequence ATGTCTGACCGTTATATCGACTTCGCCAATTCGTCCATCGGCCATCGTCTGGTCGGGGCCTTGGGACTGCCGTCTCCGGTACGCCTGGAACGCTGGCAAGCAGGCCGGCTGCGGCCTGTCGAAGGAGCGCTGTTGATCGGCGGCGGCCCGTTGGCCGACAACGTCAGCGCCTTCGCCAATCGCCTGACCGACGCGATCTATGCCTACGGTGCCGAGCCTTCCCTGGCCACCGCGTGGATTCCCGGCCACGGTCCGAAAATCAAGGCAGTGGTGTTCGATGCCAGTGATGTGCTGCACACCGATCAGCTGAAACGGCTGCGCGAATTCTTTCAACCGCTGATGAAAAACCTCGATAACAGCGCGCACCTGGTAATTCTGGGGCGTGCGCCAGAGACCTTGAGCGACCCGTTCGCCGCCAGCGCACAGCGCGCTCTGGAAGGTTTCAGCCGCTCGCTGGCCAAGGAATTGCGCAGTGGCGGCACCTTGCAGCTGATCTATGTCGGCGAAGGGGCCGAGGATCAGCTGGAGGGGCCTCTGCGGTTTTTCCTCTCGCCCAAAAGCGCATTCGTGTCCGGCCAGGTCATCCGGTTGAAGGCCTGCGATACGCAAGTCACGGACTGGACTCGCCCACTGGCTGGGCGCAAGGCGCTGGTCACCGGTGCCGCGCGGGGCATTGGTGCGTCCATCGCCGAGACCCTGGCCCGTGACGGCGCCGAGGTGATCCTGCTTGACGTACCACCGGCCAAAGCCGATCTGGATGCGCTCGCTGCACGCCTTGGCGGGCGAAGCATCACTCTGGACATTTGCGCCGAAGACGCCGCCGCGCAATTAATCGAACAGCTGCCTGACGGTATCGACGTGGTGGTCCACAACGCCGGCATCACCCGCGATAAAACTCTGGCCAACATGACCCCGGAATTCTGGGATGCGGTGCTCGCGGTCAACCTCAACGCGCCGCAAGTGCTGACCAAGGCGTTGCTCGACAGCGGCGCGTTGCATGACAACGGTCGGGTGATTTTGCTGGCCTCGATCAGCGGCATCGCCGGCAATCGCGGGCAAACCAACTACGCGGCAAGCAAGGCCGGTCTTATCGGTCTGGCTCAAGCCTGGGCACCGCTGATGAGTGAACGCGGCATCAGCATCAACGCCGTGGCGCCCGGATTCATCGAAACGCAAATGACCGCACACCTGCCGTTCGGCATCCGCGAGGCCGGGCGACGCATGAGTTCGCTTGGCCAGGGCGGCCTGCCACAGGACGTTGCCGAAGCGGTGGCCTGGCTGGCGCAACCGGGCACTGGCGCCTTCACCGGACAGGCGTTGAGAGTCTGTGGACAAAGTGTTCTGGGGGCGTAG
- a CDS encoding type II and III secretion system protein family protein — protein sequence MHSRSMPMSVFQGLLWASLMSGLPLSMTFAATGNCAALGSLPAVLEVGEGLQQELQSPVAITRLAVGDPKIADVRVNGNQAFLVTGMAPGATSLMVWTACASAPRQSMVFVQGRATAALTRTSSMPSEDPLLPSQVQTDIRFVEVSRTKLKEASTSIFSKSSNFLFGSPGTVPNTAVTPRVLPLRNIDPRIAVPSIPLANDMFNIVAGGGNFLAIINAMEGSGFAYTLARPSLVAISGQSASFLAGGEIPIPVPSANSNSYSIEYKEFGIRLTLTPTVVSSDRIALKVAPEVSELDYNNGVTIGGTTVPAFTIRRTDTSISLADGESFVISGLISTQNASQVDKFPGLGDIPVIGAFFRSSSIKREERELLMIVTPHLVQPLAANAQLPSLPGEQLRNYDPGFYRMYFLENGNFDKRSGLSQ from the coding sequence ATGCATAGTCGTTCCATGCCCATGTCCGTGTTTCAAGGCCTGCTTTGGGCTTCCTTGATGAGCGGCCTGCCGTTGAGCATGACCTTCGCAGCCACCGGCAATTGCGCCGCGCTGGGTTCATTACCTGCCGTGCTGGAGGTCGGTGAAGGGCTGCAACAAGAACTGCAATCGCCCGTAGCAATCACACGGCTGGCGGTCGGTGATCCGAAAATCGCCGACGTGCGAGTCAACGGCAACCAGGCCTTCCTGGTCACCGGCATGGCGCCCGGAGCCACCAGCCTGATGGTCTGGACTGCCTGCGCCAGCGCTCCGCGCCAGAGCATGGTGTTTGTCCAGGGACGGGCCACTGCGGCGTTGACCCGCACGTCGTCCATGCCCTCCGAAGATCCCTTGCTGCCCTCGCAAGTGCAGACCGACATCCGTTTCGTGGAGGTCAGCCGGACCAAACTCAAAGAAGCCAGCACGTCGATCTTCAGTAAAAGTTCGAACTTCCTGTTCGGCTCCCCTGGCACCGTGCCCAACACCGCCGTGACCCCGCGCGTTTTGCCATTGCGCAACATCGATCCGCGCATCGCCGTGCCCAGCATCCCGCTGGCCAATGACATGTTCAACATCGTCGCCGGGGGTGGCAATTTCCTCGCGATCATCAACGCCATGGAAGGCAGCGGCTTCGCCTACACCCTGGCGCGGCCGAGCCTGGTGGCGATCAGCGGGCAGAGTGCGAGCTTCCTGGCCGGTGGCGAAATACCGATTCCGGTCCCAAGCGCCAACAGCAACAGCTACTCCATTGAGTACAAGGAATTCGGGATCCGGCTGACACTCACTCCGACCGTTGTCAGCAGCGATCGCATCGCCTTGAAAGTCGCGCCGGAAGTCAGCGAACTCGACTACAACAACGGCGTGACAATCGGTGGCACCACGGTCCCGGCGTTCACCATTCGCCGCACCGACACCAGCATCTCTCTGGCCGATGGCGAGAGCTTCGTCATCAGCGGGCTGATCAGTACGCAAAACGCCTCGCAGGTCGACAAGTTTCCGGGGTTGGGCGACATCCCGGTGATTGGCGCGTTTTTTCGCAGCTCCTCGATCAAGCGTGAAGAGCGCGAGCTGCTGATGATCGTCACCCCGCACCTGGTTCAACCGCTGGCCGCCAACGCGCAATTGCCCTCGCTGCCTGGTGAACAACTGCGCAACTACGACCCCGGGTTTTACCGCATGTACTTCCTGGAAAACGGCAACTTCGATAAACGCAGCGGGTTATCGCAATGA
- a CDS encoding response regulator → MNAHALPRQQLLLVDDEEDALLELAELLEGEGFNCFTATSVKIALQHLTRHPDIALVITDLRMPEESGMSLIRRLREHTSRQHLPVIVTSGHADMEDVSDMLRLQVLDLFRKPIYHVRLLETLNNLFPQPEMQRLVP, encoded by the coding sequence ATGAACGCTCACGCGCTGCCACGTCAACAGCTGCTGCTGGTCGATGATGAAGAGGACGCGTTGCTGGAATTGGCGGAATTGCTGGAGGGGGAGGGCTTCAATTGTTTCACCGCAACGTCGGTCAAGATCGCCCTGCAGCATTTGACCCGCCATCCTGATATCGCCTTGGTGATCACTGATCTGCGCATGCCGGAGGAAAGCGGCATGTCGCTGATCAGGCGCTTGCGCGAACATACCTCACGTCAACATTTGCCGGTGATCGTAACGTCCGGGCATGCGGACATGGAGGATGTCAGCGATATGCTGCGCCTGCAGGTGCTCGACCTGTTTCGCAAGCCGATTTACCACGTGCGGTTGCTGGAAACGCTGAATAATCTGTTTCCGCAGCCCGAGATGCAACGCCTCGTCCCTTGA